One Lycium barbarum isolate Lr01 chromosome 5, ASM1917538v2, whole genome shotgun sequence genomic window carries:
- the LOC132640786 gene encoding putative pentatricopeptide repeat-containing protein At5g13230, mitochondrial, with translation MLRYVVGRKLPWTPFATSSPSQFSSQFPHFTKQVYTNLETPSFDSSTYANMLQNCIKNRDFIPGKALHCDILKRGGCLDLFGQNILLNLYVKTELLHDAVQLFDEMSTRNVVSFVTLLQVHLQAEQYIGAVELFIRLHREGHELNPFVFTTILKVLVSMDEAEMGWSIHACIYKLGHDSNPFVSTALIDAYSVSGHVDFSRSVFYGIIDKDMVSWTGMVTCYAENDKFEEALCCFSQMRLEGWMPNNYTFASVIKACLGLQAIDVGKSVHGCVLKTRYEMDPSVGISLLDLYCKSGDLNDAARVFQDIPERDVVHWSFIIARYSQSDRCNEALEFFSQMRRALAAPNQFTFASVLQACASVQALDLGMQIHCYVTKYGLDSDVFVRNALMDVYAKCGKVENTVDVFLETENKNEVSWNTIIVGHVQCGYGEKALALFVDMLEAQVRASSVTYSSLLRGCATLAALEPGLQIHSLTIKTIYDQDLAVGNALVDMYAKCGSIKDARLVFETMNERDVVSWNAMVSAYAMHGLGNEALNIFERMRRTDVKPNQLTFLGVLSACSNSGSLNQGYAYLSLMLDDYGIEPCVEHYTCMVSLLGRLGQLDKAVKLIEDIPFEPSVMVWRALLGACVLHNEVELGKTAAQRVLELEPQDDATYVLLSNMYATSKRWNNVAFVRKSMKKKRLKKEPGLSWVENQGSVHYFSVGEASHPDIKLIHGMLEWFNLKSKGGGYVPNCDVVLLDVDDDEKTRLLWLHSERLALAFALLRTPPGSPIRIIKNLRICLDCHAAIKFISTLVQREIVIRDINRFHHFQNGACSCGDYW, from the coding sequence ATGCTGAGATACGTAGTGGGCAGAAAATTGCCATGGACGCCATTTGCAACCTCTTCACCATCCCAATTCTCATCCCAATTCCCCCACTTCACCAAACAAGTGTACACGAATTTAGAAACTCCATCATTCGATTCTTCTACATACGCCAATATGCTTCAGAATTGCATAAAGAACAGAGATTTCATCCCAGGAAAGGCACTCCACTGCGACATTTTAAAGAGAGGCGGATGTCTAGACCTATTTGGGCAGAACATTCTGCTTAACTTGTACGTCAAGACTGAGTTATTACATGATGCAGTTCAGCTGTTCGACGAAATGTCTACAAGAAACGTGGTTTCATTTGTTACTTTACTTCAGGTTCATTTGCAGGCTGAGCAATACATTGGAGCTGTTGAATTATTTATTAGATTGCATAGAGAAGGTCATGAGCTGAACCCGTTTGTATTTACAACAATCTTGAAAGTGCTTGTGAGTATGGATGAAGCAGAGATGGGTTGGAGCATTCATGCTTGTATTTATAAGCTTGGACATGACTCTAATCCTTTTGTCAGCACTGCCCTCATTGATGCTTACTCTGTTtctggacatgtcgatttttcgAGGAGCGTTTTTTATGGCATTATTGACAAGGACATGGTTTCTTGGACAGGCATGGTTACTTGTTATGCAGAAAATGATAAGTTTGAAGAAGCACTGTGTTGCTTCTCCCAAATGAGGCTGGAAGGTTGGATGCCAAACAACTATACATTCGCGAGTGTTATAAAGGCTTGCCTTGGTCTACAGGCCATTGATGTGGGCAAGAGTGTTCACGGATGTGTATTAAAAACTAGGTATGAGATGGATCCTTCTGTTGGTATTTCGTTGCTTGACTTATACTGTAAATCTGGAGATCTGAATGACGCTGCGCGTGTGTTTCAAGATATTCCTGAGCGTGATGTAGTTCATTGGAGTTTTATTATAGCGCGATATTCACAGAGTGACCGCTGTAATGAGGCACTGGAGTTTTTTTCACAAATGAGGAGAGCATTGGCTGCTCCAAATCAGTTTACTTTTGCTAGTGTGCTGCAGGCATGTGCATCTGTGCAAGCTTTAGACCTTGGGATGCAAATCCATTGCTACGTGACAAAGTATGGTCTTGATTCAGATGTGTTTGTTAGAAATGCCCTCATGGATGTGTATGCTAAATGCGGAAAGGTGGAAAATACCGTAGACGTGTTTCTGGAGACTGAAAACAAAAATGAGGTATCATGGAACACTATTATTGTTGGCCATGTACAATGTGGATATGGAGAGAAGGCGCTAGCTTTGTTTGTTGATATGCTTGAAGCTCAAGTACGAGCTTCATCGGTGACGTATTCTTCTCTGCTGCGTGGTTGTGCAACCCTGGCTGCATTGGAGCCAGGTCTTCAAATTCACTCGTTGACTATAAAAACCATTTACGATCAAGATCTTGCTGTTGGAAATGCTTTAGTGGATATGTATGCAAAATGTGGGAGTATTAAGGATGCTCGTTTGGTGTTTGAAACAATGAACGAGCGTGATGTTGTTTCATGGAATGCTATGGTTTCAGCATATGCCATGCATGGTCTTGGGAATGAGGCTCTCAATATCTTTGAGAGAATGCGCAGAACGGATGTCAAGCCTAATCAATTAACATTTCTTGGTGTTCTTTCAGCATGTAGCAATTCAGGATCTTTGAATCAAGGATATGCCTATCTCTCTTTAATGTTGGATGATTATGGTATTGAACCTTGCGTTGAGCATTACACATGCATGGTATCACTTTTGGGGCGCTTAGGTCAGCTCGATAAGGCTGTTAAGTTGATTGAAGACATTCCATTTGAGCCAAGTGTCATGGTATGGCGTGCTTTGCTTGGTGCCTGTGTTCTTCATAATGAAGTTGAGCTTGGTAAAACAGCTGCTCAGCGTGTGCTTGAATTGGAACCACAAGATGATGCGACTTATGTGTTATTATCAAATATGTATGCCACTTCGAAAAGGTGGAATAATGTAGCTTTTGTTCGGAAAAGCATGAAGAAGAAACGACTAAAGAAGGAACCAGGACTTAGTTGGGTTGAAAACCAGGGCAGTGTTCATTATTTTTCTGTTGGTGAGGCTTCACATCCTGATATCAAACTTATACATGGAATGTTGGAATGGTTTAACTTGAAAAGTAAGGGGGGAGGTTACGTTCCTAATTGTGATGTTGTTCTACTTGATGTAGATGATGATGAAAAGACACGCCTCCTGTGGTTACATAGTGAGAGATTAGCTTTAGCATTTGCTTTACTAAGAACGCCACCTGGAAGTCCAATTCGGATTATTAAAAATCTACGAATATGTTTGGACTGTCATGCAGCAATCAAGTTTATATCAACACTTGTGCAGCGAGAAATTGTTATAAGAGATATAAATAGGTTTCACCACTTCCAAAATGGAGCTTGTTCATGTGGTGATTACTGGTAA